From Luteolibacter flavescens:
GCGCGCGATACTCGCCGATCGTCCGGCGGACATCTTCGGCGCTCTCGTAGATGTGGAAATCGAAGGCGTCGCACGACTTTCCATAGCCCGCTTTGAAGTATTCTTCGTTGGGCTCGACGGAGGTGGCGACGACCTTGATGGACGGGTCGAACTTCTTCACTTCATCGTAGAGGACGCGATAGGCTTCCGCATTCTTCACCACGCGCTCGCCGGTGCCGTGGGGTTCATTGCCGAGATTGATGACGAGCGGCCGGTGCTTGCCGTAGGTCGTCAGGAAATTCCGCATGCCCTCGCGCAGGGCTCTTTCGTCGTAGTCGGTGGAGCCGCGTTCGATCTGCGCGGCGGGCGTGCCCGTGACCCATCCCATGCCGAGTTCCTTGACGAGATCGAGTCCCGGGGCTTCCGGCGTGTAGGGCGGCTTTGCCGACCAGCCTCCCCAGACGCCGCACATCCGCACGCCGAGGCGATGGGAGAGCCGGATGAATTCGGGGATGCGGTTGTCCCAATTCCGCGCGGTGAAGGGGACGTCTTCGGGCTCGTGGCGATGGGTGGCCGCTTCCGGCAGGATCGCGAGGCCGGTGTGGTTCTTGAAGTGCTCTCCATCCAAAGAGGCATGCACCTCGTAGTAGCGTCCCGTCTCAAGAGGCACGCGCGAGAGATCGAGCGATGCGGTGTAGATGAACTTTCCGTCCTTCGTCTCGGGCCCGTCGAGGGAAGTGGTGACGGGCATCTGCTGCTCGACTCCCCAATAGTCGCACACCGTCCATGCAAGCGAGCGGGCATCGGCTGCGAGCGGCTTCCGGCAGATGACTTCCACGGTCACCGTCCTGGGATCGCCCGGCAGCAGGAGATTCCCCAGTGCAGCGGTGGAGAAAAGCAGCCGCTCCACCCGGCCTGCGCGGAGCGGCGCGGGCTCCAGCGGGGAGATGGCCAGATCGTCCAGCCACAAGGTGCCCCAGGTCTTCCGAAGCTCGCCGCGGATGCGTGCGGCGGTGGCCCCCGTGGGGAGATCGATGGTCGACCGGATCGTTTCCCAATCACGTTTCCCGGTGATCTCGGACACAGGCAGGGTAGCGATCCGCTTGCCGCCGGGCCCGAATACATCGAGCACGATGCTGCCGTGATAGGAATTGTCGGGCGACTCCAGCGCGGACTTCACCCGCATCCCGGCCAGCCAGCGACCGGGAACTACGGTAAATATAGTAGTGGAGAATGCCTGCGGTTTCTCCGTTTCATCCACGGTGCGGGACAGCTTCAGCGCGGCCGCTTCCACTGCCCCGGAGCTGGTCCATCCGGCGGGCAGCCCGTCGTTGAAATCCTCCTCCAGCACCGCCTCTCCGGAGAAGACCGGCAGCAGGAACTCTCCCCGGATGCGGCGCATCTCCAGCGCGGGCTGCTTGCCTCGCTCGTCCGAGCCCGAAGTCACGGAGATGGAAAACAACTTGGCCGCTCCTTCATGCCATTGGCCGTCGTTCGTGCCACCCCAATGCTCGCCGCCAGCGATGGCCTGCGGATCGATGACGATCTCGTGCCATGCTCCATCGGCGACGACCGGGATGCCCTTCCGCTGATGCGTCTGGCCGCTGCCATCCACGAGCTGCACCGAGACGGTCGTGACATTCTTCGTCCGCGCCTCCATGCGGATCGCCTTCAAGCTGGCAGCTTGGAATTCATCGAGCGACCGGATGGCGGCGCAGTAGGCTCCGCCCTTCGTGAAATCGCCGCGCAGCGTGAGATGATCCTTCGCCGTGAGGCTGCCGGTGGCCCCTTTGAATTCAGCGCCCTCGCTGAACTGCCACTCATGCGCGCCACCGATGATTTCATCCAGCGCCACCGACTCGACGACGGCCTCTCCCGCCACGGCCTGCGGAGGCTGCTCGATCCTGAGATTGCGGAATTCCAGGGTGCGGACCTTGTTCGTGCCGCCATTGCCCAGCAGGAAGCAGACATACTTGGCCGGGCCGTGCCACTTGCCGTCCTTCGCGCCGCCCCAGGATTCGTAGCGGGCCACGTTCGTCAGCGCTCCGGCAGTGCCGCGATCCCGGAAGAAGGCCTCCAGCGGCAGATTCACCGGTTGCCAGCCCTTCGCCGGGTCGATCTTTAGCACGATCTGGTGGCACTGGCCGCTGCCATCGCCCAGCCGCAGCGTGAATTCCTCCGAGCCCACCGCCCGCACGTCGAATGATAGCACGCGCACGTCCACGTCATCGATGGCGCGCTGCGCCTGCACGTAACCGCCCCCGCCGGTGAAATCCCCGGTGAGCGTTAGCACCCCTTCCTTGCCATCCAGCTTCCCCGTCGCGCCGGGGAATTCGCGCCCGTTGTCGAAGGCCCACCCGTCGGCCGGCTTGTCGGCATTGATTAGGTCAAGCGGCACCGAATGGGCGATCTGAATCGCAAATGCGGCAAAGAGCGAAGCGAGGAAGCGGCGCATGGCAAACAAGCGATACGCGCCTCGCGGTCACTTCATCTCAGCGGAGTTTTGAAGGACCGGAGGCTTTCTGCCGATGGATCGGGAATCGACAATCCCTCGGGGAGTTCCGGGCTTATTTCGAAAGTGGCCGAACCCTCGCCCGGATCTCGGTGGCTTTCTCCAGTTCCACCCGGTGGAGGTCATATTGACTCTGGAGATTCGCCCAGAACTGCGGATTCATTCCGAAGAATGTCCCCAGTGCGAACGCGGTCTCGGCATGGATCGGTCGCTTGCCCTTGATGATCTCGTTCAGGGTCGAGCGAGGGATGCCAGTGCGTTCGGAGAGCTCTGCCTGGGACAGGCCGAAACCATCGAGAAACTCCTCCTTGAGAATGCGTCCGGGCGTGGCCCGGAGAATTGGTGGCGGGATCTTCATGGGTTCAATGGTAGTCCGTGATTTCCACCTCGCGTGGGCTTCCGTTGTTCCACTCGAAACAGAGGCGGTATTGGGCGTTGATGCGGATGCTGTGCTGGCCGGAGCGATCTCCCTTGAGTGCTTCGAGGTGATTGCTGGGAGGAATTCTCAGGTCGTCGAGTGACGTGGCGGCATCGAGCAGGCGAGATCATCCCCGGGACCGCCTTGAAGGTCGCGCTCGGGCGAGCGTGGTTCTAAGTCCGACAAAGGCTCTTCATCTCATCATGCTCAAACCGAGGTTCAGTCTCTTGCCGTTGAATTCACGTGAAAGGATTCAGCATCTTGATCCCCGTGCCCGCAAAGTCTGAAGTGTTCCTCGTCACGATGGTCAGGGAATGCCGGCTCGCTGTCGCGGCGATCTGACTGTCCAGGGAAGAGACCACGGTGCCTGATTTTTCCCAACTTGCCTTGAGCTGTCCCCAGACATGTGAAGTGCTCACATTGAAATTCAGGATACGCCCCTGCATGCAGTCGCAGAGCGACTGGAGCCACTGGCGAAGCTGCGCCTTGCGCTTGCCATCGGGCAGCCGTTCGATGCCACGGCGAATCTCTCCGATGGTAATCGCGCTGACGTAGAGCTCGCCCTCGTGTTGGCGAAGCCACGCGATCACCTTTGGATCGGGCTTGGGCTTCGCCTGTTCGCTGAAGACGTTTGTATCGACGAGGTAGCTCAAAATTCCAAAGGCTTCGAATCGTCCTTCTCGCGGGGCGGGATCTCAAACGAGGCCGGGCAGGAAAGAAGTAGGTCCACCAAGCCGCGGTTCGCAGGATGGCCGATCCGGCGGAGGATGATGGTGTCCTCATCCTCGACGGTGATCTCGAAATCGTCGCCTGTCTGAAGCTGGAGCTGCTGTCGGATCGCGCCGGGAAGAACGATTTGCCCTTTCTGTGACAAGACCGTGGTCATGGTAGGAAAATCCTACCATGCTCGACCAATTTTGCAAGCGCGCTGACTTCCGACAAAAAAGGCCCGCTGGTGGATGTCGCCAGCGGGCCCGGATGAAGTGTGCCTCGGAGATCCTCAGATCATCTCAAGGATCGCCTTGAAGGTCGCGCTCGGGCGGAGGGCTTCGGAGGCCTTGGCGTCGTCGGGCTGGTAGTAGCCACCGATGTCCACGGGCTTGCCCTGCACGGCGATGAGCTCTTCCACGATCTTCGCTTCGTTCGCGACGAGTTGCTCGGCCACGGGGGCGAAGATCGCCTGGAGTTCCAGATCGCCCGTCTGCTCGACGAGTGCCTGCGCCCAGTAGAGGGCGAGGTAGAAGTGCGAGCCGCGGTTGTCGATCGTGCCGAGCTTGCGGCCCGGCGAGCGGTCGAATTCGAGGAACTTCCCGGTAGCCGTGTCGAGCGTGTCGGCCAGCACCTTCGCGCGTGGCAGCTTGAAGGTATCGGCGATGTGCTCGAAGGAAGGCGCGAGCGCGAAGAACTCACCGAGGCTGTCCCAGCGCAGGTAGTTCTCCTGGACGAATTGCTCGACGTGCTTCGGCGCGGAGCCACCGGCTCCCGTTTCGAAGAGGCCGCCGCCATTCATGAGCGGGACGATGGAGAGCATCTTCGCCGAGGTGCCGACCTCGAGGATGGGGAAGAGGTCGGTGTTGTAGTCGCGCAGCACGTTGCCGGTCACGGAGATGGTGTCCTTGCCTTCGACGATGCGTTCCAGCGAGTAGGTGCAGGCATCGGCCGGGGCGAGGATCTTGATCTCCAGGCCGGAGGTGTCGTGGTTCTTCAGGTAAGCCTCGACCTTCGCGATGAGCTGGGCGTCATGAGCGCGGTTCTTGTCGAGCCAGAAGACGGCCGGGTCTCCGGTGGCGCGGGCGCGGTTCACGGCGAGCTTCACCCAGTCCTGGATCGGTGCATCCTTCGTCTGGCAGGCGCGCCAGATGTCCCCGGCTTCCACCTCGTGGGAGAGCAGCACATTGCCCGCGGCATCGGTCACGCTGATGGTGCCCTTGGCCGGTGCTTCGAAGGTCTTGTTGTGCGAGCCGTATTCCTCGGCGGCCTGCGCCATCAGGCCCACGTTCGGCACGGAGCCCATGGTCTTCGGGTCGAGCGGGCCGTTCTTTTTGCAGAAGTCGATGACGGCCTGGTAGACGCCCGCGTAGGAGCTGTCCGGGATCACGGCGAGCGTGTCGCCCGTCTTGCCCTGCGCGTCCCAGACCTTGCCACCGGCGCGGATCATCGCGGGCATGGAAGCGTCCACGATCACGTCGCTCGGGACGTGCAGGTTGGTGATGCCCTTGTCGGAGTTCACCATGGAGAGCGCCGGGCCGTTCGCATACGCGGCCTGGATGTCGGCCTCGATCTCCGCTTTCTTGTCGGCGGGCAGCTTCTCGATCTTCGCGACCAGGTCGCCGAAGCCATTGCGGAAATCCACGCCCAGCTCCTTGATCGTGTCGGCATGCTTCGCGATCAGGTCCTTGAAGAAGACCTCCACCGCGTGGCCGAAGATGATCGGGTCGCTGACCTTCATCATCGTCGCCTTCATGTGCAGCGAGAAGAGCACGCCCTCCGACTTCGCCTTCGCGATCTGCTCACCGAGGAAGGAGACGAGCGCTGCCTTGCTCATGAAGGTGGCGTCGAGGATTTCACCTGCCTTCAGCGGCGTGGAGTCCTTCAGCACCTTCACGCTGCCGTCCGCTCCGGTGAAGGTGATCTTCACGTCGGTGGCATCGGCGACGGTCACCGACTTCTCGTTGGAAAAAAAGTCCCCGTTTCCACCCATGGTGCCGACAGACGTCTTCGAGTCGCCGGACCAGGCGCCCATCGAGTGCGGGTGGGCCTTCGCGTAGTCCTTCACCGCCTTCGGTGCGCGGCGGTCGGAGTTGCCCTCGCGCAGCACCGGGTTCACGGCGGAGCCCATCACTTTTGCGTAGCGTGCCTTGATGTCTTTCTCGGCATCGGTCTGCGGGCTCTCCGGGAAGTCCGGGAGCGCGTAGCCCTTTGCCTGGAGCTCGGCCACGGCGGCCTTGAGCTGCGGCACGGAGGCGGAGATGTTCGGCAGCTTGATGATATTCGCCTCGGGCGTAAGGGTCAGAGCGCCAAGCTCCGAGAGGTGGTCGCCGATGCGCTGGTCCTCCGCGAGGAACTCGGGGAATTGCGCGATGATGCGGCCGGCCAGCGAGATGTCCCGCGTTTCCACCGTAATGCCGGAGTGCTTCGTGAACGCCTGGACGATCGGCAGGAACGAGTAGGTCGCGAGCAGCGGAGCCTCGTCGGTCTTCGTGTAGATGATGGTGGGAACCGTGGACATGGAAGTGGCGGTCGTTTTGACCGGGCATGGAACTAGGGAATTGGCTGGCCGGGGTCAATCCCGGGGGAATTTCGCGGGTCCCGCGACGGTTTAGCGGCAGGCTGATTTTTTCTTCCACGGGCAGTGTCACGGAAAATCACGTGTCCGCGTGGTTGCGAAAGGACCGGGGAGCGCTCATCGTAACCGGGCAGCCCGCAACGACCGACATGAAATACTTCGTTCTCACTCTCCTCGCCGCCAGTGCCGCAGTCGCCACCGCCGATGACGCCCAGAAGGCAAAGCTGATGGAAGCCGGCAAGGCCGCCTACACCAACTGCATGGCTTGCCACGGTGCCGATGGCGCAGGCGTGGCGATCCCGCCGGACAAGAAGATGGCTCCCTCTCTGATCGGCTCGAAGATCGTGACCGGCGAGCCAGCCGCTCTCGCGCTTGCCATTCTCAAGGGCATCCAGAAGGACCCCGCGAATGCCCAGATCCTCGGCATCATGGCCCCGCTGGAAGCCCAGCTCGCCGATGACGAGAAGCTCGCCGCGGTGATGACCTACGTGCGCGGTTCCTTCACGAACACCGCCGGGGTCGTGACTCCGGAAGACGCGAAGAAGTTCCGCGAGCAATTCAAGGATGTGAAGGGCCAGGTCACCCGCGCCCAGCTTGAGGAAGCCGGCAAGAAGAAGGACAAGTAATCCGACCCCCGGCCGACCGATGATGCGCGCTTTCCTCGCCTCCTTCGTGCTCGCCTCTGCCGCGGCCCCCGCGGCGGAGGTGGTGAAGCTGGAACTCAGTGCCGATGACCGGATGGTTTTCAGCAAGACCTCCTTCGAGGTGGTCAGCGGCCAGAAGGTTTCGCTGGTTTTCAAGAACACCAGCACGAAGGGCGAGAAGGCGATGAAGCACAACGTGGTCCTCCTCAAGCCGGGGACCACGATCATCCAGTTCGCGGCCAAGTGCAATGCCGCCGCCGCGACCGGCTACGTGCCGACCGACAAGGAGTCGAAGGAGAAGATGGTCGGCAGCATCAAGCTGCTCTCAGGCGGCCAGACCGGCACGTTGAATTTCGTGGCGGGAGAGCCCGGCGAGTATCTGTTCTTCTGCTCCTCGCCGGGGCACTTCGACAAGATGCACGGCAAGATCATCGTGAAGGACAAGGCCGACGCCGCGAAGAAGACCGAGGAAGCGAAGAAGTAATCTTCGCCCCTTTGATCACACTCACGCGACGCGTGGGACCGCTGCCTCGGTGAAGGCGCGGTAGCCGTCCTCACCCATGTAGCGGGTGAGCACCGTGGCAGGTGCCTGACGCAGATCGACGAGCACCAGTGCGTCCAGCACATCGGAGAAATCCGGGTCCACGTTGAATTCCAGCAGCGTGGCATTCAGCTTCAGGTACTGGCGCAGCAGCACGGGTACGCCTTTCTTGTCCGGCTCCGCAGCGGAGACTGCGGCGGACACTTCCTCGATCGACTGGAGCCGCTGGCTGATGCCGTCCTCTGCGGGGAGCCCGCCGTAGGGATGGCGCGGACGCACCCAGCCGGAGACCGTGCGGTCCTGCTTGCTGTCGCGGAGGAAGCGCACGATGAGGTCCTGAGAGTAGGCCGTGTATTCGCGCGAGATGCTCACCGGGCCGAAGAGCCGCCCGTAGCGCGGACGCTCCGCGACGAAGCGACCGATGCCGCGCCACAGCAGGCCGAGCGGGTGGATCGACTTCTGGTAGTCCGGTGCGACGAAGGACCGCCCCAGCTCCAGCGCGGGCCGCAGGTAGTCGAGGAAAGGCTCCTCGAAATCGAAGAGCGTGGAGGTATAGAGCGCACTAGGACCACCGGCGGCGAGCAGCACGTCCGTGCAGCCGAGACGATAGGCCCCGGCCACTTGTCCCGCCTCGCGGTCCCACAGGAAGAGGTGCAGGTAGCTCGCGTCGAAGGGATCCAGATCCAGCGCCTTCCCCGTGCCCTCGCCCACCGCGCGGAAAGTGATTTCGCGCAGGCGGCCGATCTCGTGCAGGATGGACGGGATTTCCCACGCGGCGGCGAGGAAGACATCGAAGCGCCCCTGCGAGGCAAGCGGGCCGCGGCGGTTCAGGCTCGCGATTTCCCAGGTGATCTCCGCGGGATGTCCCGGAGCGGCGATGGGCTGTTGGAGGTCGTTCATGGCGATTCGCCTGCCAGCATGTTTGACATGCCGGATTTCGTCTCATCGAGAATTCCGTCCCGGACATCGCTCTTCGCGATGAATGCAGGACGAGTCCAGTGGGGCCGATGAAGCCCGCGGATCTCGCGGCGGTCGATGAACGATGGCCGACTTTCTCGTCACAAGCCGGGCTGCCCGACGGCGCGCTCGCGGAGCATCGCGGCGAGCTCATCCGGTGACAGCGATGCCATCTCTTCCGGCCCGATGCGTGATGTGCGGCAGACGACCGTCTGCCCGCGCATGGAAAGCAGCACGCGCGGGAGCAGCGCGGTCCTCACCATGGGGTGGAGCTTGCCCGCCTGGTGAAACCACGGCGGGGCCTCGCCCTCGAAGCCGACCACGACCACGGTGGCCCTCGTCTTCAGCGCCAGCGCCGCCATGTGTGGCGACCACGGGCCCTCGGCGACTCTTCCCTCACGCAGGGATGCGACTTCGCCGGAAGGGAAACAGGCGATCAGCCCGCCGCTTCTCAGATGCTGCAGCGCTGCCCGCAGCGAGCGCGCATTGTCGCGTGCGGCTGCGCCTTCATTCAGGATGGAGAGGGGAATGGTGCGGTCGCCCAGCGACGGGATGTCGGCGGTCATGCGGTTCGCCAGCAGGAGCATGTCCGGCCGGCGGGTCTCGCAGAGCGAGCCGAGCGCCAGCGCATCGGCACCGCCATACGGGTGATTCGCCACCACC
This genomic window contains:
- a CDS encoding HigA family addiction module antitoxin, which codes for MKIPPPILRATPGRILKEEFLDGFGLSQAELSERTGIPRSTLNEIIKGKRPIHAETAFALGTFFGMNPQFWANLQSQYDLHRVELEKATEIRARVRPLSK
- a CDS encoding type II toxin-antitoxin system VapC family toxin; this encodes MSYLVDTNVFSEQAKPKPDPKVIAWLRQHEGELYVSAITIGEIRRGIERLPDGKRKAQLRQWLQSLCDCMQGRILNFNVSTSHVWGQLKASWEKSGTVVSSLDSQIAATASRHSLTIVTRNTSDFAGTGIKMLNPFT
- a CDS encoding AbrB/MazE/SpoVT family DNA-binding domain-containing protein — encoded protein: MTTVLSQKGQIVLPGAIRQQLQLQTGDDFEITVEDEDTIILRRIGHPANRGLVDLLLSCPASFEIPPREKDDSKPLEF
- a CDS encoding NADP-dependent isocitrate dehydrogenase translates to MSTVPTIIYTKTDEAPLLATYSFLPIVQAFTKHSGITVETRDISLAGRIIAQFPEFLAEDQRIGDHLSELGALTLTPEANIIKLPNISASVPQLKAAVAELQAKGYALPDFPESPQTDAEKDIKARYAKVMGSAVNPVLREGNSDRRAPKAVKDYAKAHPHSMGAWSGDSKTSVGTMGGNGDFFSNEKSVTVADATDVKITFTGADGSVKVLKDSTPLKAGEILDATFMSKAALVSFLGEQIAKAKSEGVLFSLHMKATMMKVSDPIIFGHAVEVFFKDLIAKHADTIKELGVDFRNGFGDLVAKIEKLPADKKAEIEADIQAAYANGPALSMVNSDKGITNLHVPSDVIVDASMPAMIRAGGKVWDAQGKTGDTLAVIPDSSYAGVYQAVIDFCKKNGPLDPKTMGSVPNVGLMAQAAEEYGSHNKTFEAPAKGTISVTDAAGNVLLSHEVEAGDIWRACQTKDAPIQDWVKLAVNRARATGDPAVFWLDKNRAHDAQLIAKVEAYLKNHDTSGLEIKILAPADACTYSLERIVEGKDTISVTGNVLRDYNTDLFPILEVGTSAKMLSIVPLMNGGGLFETGAGGSAPKHVEQFVQENYLRWDSLGEFFALAPSFEHIADTFKLPRAKVLADTLDTATGKFLEFDRSPGRKLGTIDNRGSHFYLALYWAQALVEQTGDLELQAIFAPVAEQLVANEAKIVEELIAVQGKPVDIGGYYQPDDAKASEALRPSATFKAILEMI
- a CDS encoding c-type cytochrome, whose amino-acid sequence is MKYFVLTLLAASAAVATADDAQKAKLMEAGKAAYTNCMACHGADGAGVAIPPDKKMAPSLIGSKIVTGEPAALALAILKGIQKDPANAQILGIMAPLEAQLADDEKLAAVMTYVRGSFTNTAGVVTPEDAKKFREQFKDVKGQVTRAQLEEAGKKKDK
- a CDS encoding plastocyanin/azurin family copper-binding protein, with amino-acid sequence MMRAFLASFVLASAAAPAAEVVKLELSADDRMVFSKTSFEVVSGQKVSLVFKNTSTKGEKAMKHNVVLLKPGTTIIQFAAKCNAAAATGYVPTDKESKEKMVGSIKLLSGGQTGTLNFVAGEPGEYLFFCSSPGHFDKMHGKIIVKDKADAAKKTEEAKK
- a CDS encoding GNAT family N-acetyltransferase, producing MNDLQQPIAAPGHPAEITWEIASLNRRGPLASQGRFDVFLAAAWEIPSILHEIGRLREITFRAVGEGTGKALDLDPFDASYLHLFLWDREAGQVAGAYRLGCTDVLLAAGGPSALYTSTLFDFEEPFLDYLRPALELGRSFVAPDYQKSIHPLGLLWRGIGRFVAERPRYGRLFGPVSISREYTAYSQDLIVRFLRDSKQDRTVSGWVRPRHPYGGLPAEDGISQRLQSIEEVSAAVSAAEPDKKGVPVLLRQYLKLNATLLEFNVDPDFSDVLDALVLVDLRQAPATVLTRYMGEDGYRAFTEAAVPRVA
- a CDS encoding 1-acyl-sn-glycerol-3-phosphate acyltransferase, producing MPKKEPFDITEVLPALAGDGWRGMARRSLERLLGLDQVRVSFRRAAEGDAGAFTEPLRAFGLAVDAPGFAEAVPDAGPVMVVANHPYGGADALALGSLCETRRPDMLLLANRMTADIPSLGDRTIPLSILNEGAAARDNARSLRAALQHLRSGGLIACFPSGEVASLREGRVAEGPWSPHMAALALKTRATVVVVGFEGEAPPWFHQAGKLHPMVRTALLPRVLLSMRGQTVVCRTSRIGPEEMASLSPDELAAMLRERAVGQPGL